From the Salmo trutta chromosome 2, fSalTru1.1, whole genome shotgun sequence genome, one window contains:
- the LOC115148517 gene encoding 5-hydroxytryptamine receptor 7-like, which translates to MDLRLLRAHQTTTATLPILSPTENDTTCGMQILSHGNVEKVLIGGVLTVLTICGNLLVVISVCFVKKLKQPSNYLIVSLAVADLSIAVAVMPFVSITDLIGGQWIFGQVFCNVFIAMDVMCCTASIMTLCVISIDRYLGITKPLTYPVRQSGRCMAKIVLSVWLLSASITLPPLFGWAQNVNDDKVCLISQDVGYTIYSTAVAFYIPMSVMLMMYYNIYRAAKVSAAKHTIQGFPKVEDERNSVDCVAAALKLQKEVEECASFSRLLKNDRKNISIFKREQKAAATLGIVVGAFSVCWLPFFLLSTARPFICEPECSCVPLWVERFLLWLGYANSLINPFIYAFFNRDLRTTYRNILLCRYRNINRKLSAASMHEALKLAERPDLVI; encoded by the exons ATGGATCTGCGTCTGCTGAGGGCGCACCAAACAACCACTGCAACTTTGCCAATTCTGAGCCCCACGGAAAATGACACGACATGCGGGATGCAGATTCTCAGCCACGGGAATGTGGAGAAGGTTCTTATCGGAGGAGTTCTCACTGTGCTCACCATTTGCGGGAACTTACTTGTGGTGATATCCGTGTGCTTTGTGAAGAAGCTGAAGCAGCCCTCCAATTATCTCATCGTCTCCCTGGCGGTCGCGGACCTGTCTATAGCGGTGGCGGTGATGCCTTTTGTCAGCATCACGGACCTCATCGGGGGGCAGTGGATCTTCGGACAGGTGTTCTGCAACGTTTTTATTGCCATGGACGTGATGTGTTGCACTGCATCAATCATGACCCTGTGTGTAATAAGCATAGACAG GTACCTAGGCATAACTAAACCCTTGACCTACCCTGTGCGACAGAGTGGGAGATGCATGGCCAAAATAGTTCTGTCTGTGTGGCTGCTGTCAGCCTCCATCACCCTTCCCCCGTTGTTCGGCTGGGCCCAGAACGTCAATGACGACAAGGTGTGTCTAATCAGCCAGGACGTGGGCTACACTATCTATTCCACCGCTGTCGCGTTCTACATCCCCATGTCGGTGATGTTGATGATGTACTACAACATCTACCGAGCGGCCAAGGTGAGTGCCGCCAAGCACACCATCCAAGGCTTCCCCAAGGTGGAGGACGAGCGTAACAGTGTTGACTGCGTGGCTGCGGCCCTTAAGCTCcagaaggaggtagaggagtgCGCCAGTTTCTCTCGTCTGCTGAAGAACGACAGGAAGAACATCTCCATCTTCAAACGGGAACAGAAGGCGGCCGCCACCCTGGGCATCGTGGTGGGGGCCTTCTCCGTCTGTTGGCTGCCCTTCTTCCTTCTGTCCACTGCCAGGCCCTTCATCTGCGAGCCGGAGTGTAGCTGCGTTCCCCTCTGGGTGGAGAGGTTCCTGCTCTGGCTGGGCTACGCCAACTCCCTCATCAACCCCTTCATCTATGCCTTCTTCAACAGGGACCTGAGGACCACCTACCGTAACATCCTACTCTGCAGGTACAGGAACATCAACCGCAAACTCTCCGCCGCCAGCATGCACGAGGCCCTCAAACTGGCTGAGAGACCAGATCTGGTGATCTAG